A single uncultured Methanobrevibacter sp. DNA region contains:
- a CDS encoding YhgE/Pip domain-containing protein: protein MLNNILKIAKADFKAVFHNPKLVLALIIIMLIPSLYGLCNTAAFWDPVECCDNLDFAIVNNDNQVIVQNQEYDFGSQVVDKINDDDSFNWVTVDEDDARKGVENGTYVAALIIPENYSQTIVSSVAMGTPQQAEMEYLVNDKFSPSMASITNTTVLKIQDNINKEILNYTTNNYTDTVKIVEDVENPKDNFGSGVYPFYVSLSLWVGCLGACLLLSFKPVIDGEFKKTEIFAGKSILFITMAIIQAVLVVIGTLLMGVQVNNPLEYSLFMILASVAFMVVMYSLCSSLGNIGKVLALVLLVFQVAATSGIYPIEVTTAFSNIFFMINPYLPVTYTVLGLRETLFGIYWPNFTNDILKLCIFPIVLFIFGILCKSSKTLNKIIDRFDESLHNTGIFK, encoded by the coding sequence ATGTTAAATAATATATTAAAAATTGCAAAAGCAGATTTTAAAGCTGTATTTCACAATCCTAAACTTGTATTGGCTTTAATTATAATAATGTTAATTCCATCATTATATGGATTATGTAATACTGCAGCATTCTGGGACCCTGTAGAATGCTGTGATAATTTAGATTTTGCAATTGTAAATAATGATAATCAGGTTATTGTTCAAAACCAAGAATATGATTTTGGATCACAAGTTGTTGATAAAATAAATGATGATGATAGTTTTAACTGGGTAACTGTTGATGAAGACGATGCCAGAAAAGGTGTTGAAAATGGAACATATGTAGCTGCATTAATAATTCCTGAAAATTATTCTCAAACAATTGTTTCAAGTGTAGCTATGGGAACTCCACAACAAGCTGAAATGGAATATTTAGTAAATGATAAATTCAGCCCATCAATGGCATCTATAACAAATACAACAGTACTTAAAATTCAAGATAATATTAATAAAGAAATTTTAAATTACACAACAAATAATTACACTGACACTGTAAAAATAGTTGAAGATGTTGAAAATCCAAAAGATAACTTTGGAAGTGGTGTTTATCCATTTTATGTTTCTCTTTCACTGTGGGTTGGATGTTTAGGAGCTTGTTTACTATTAAGTTTCAAACCTGTTATTGATGGTGAATTCAAAAAAACTGAAATTTTTGCAGGTAAATCAATATTATTTATAACAATGGCTATAATACAAGCAGTTTTAGTTGTAATTGGAACATTATTAATGGGAGTTCAAGTTAATAATCCTTTAGAATATTCATTATTCATGATATTAGCTAGTGTTGCTTTCATGGTGGTCATGTATTCATTATGTTCATCTTTAGGAAATATTGGTAAAGTTTTGGCTCTGGTATTATTAGTTTTCCAGGTAGCTGCAACAAGTGGAATTTATCCAATTGAGGTAACAACTGCATTTAGCAATATATTTTTCATGATAAACCCGTATCTTCCTGTAACTTACACTGTTTTAGGTTTAAGAGAAACATTATTTGGAATTTACTGGCCAAATTTCACTAATGATATTTTAAAACTTTGTATATTTCCAATTGTATTATTTATATTTGGAATATTATGTAAATCCTCTAAAACATTAAATAAAATTATAGATAGATTTGATGAAAGTTTACATAACACTGGAATATTTAAATAA
- the hisH gene encoding imidazole glycerol phosphate synthase subunit HisH: MITIIDYKSGNLKSISNGFKKIGCDVEITSDVEKIASSDYLVLPGVGAFGSAMENLLEFKKVIHEHVSDDKPFLGICLGQQVLMDSSDESPNVEGLGLFGGHASYLPEGLKIPHMGWNKLNVVKKCPILEDVNNEYFYFVHSYHVVPDDDEIIAGTCNYGIDVAAALSRNNLFSTQFHPEKSGIAGLKILKNFTNLEL, from the coding sequence ATGATAACAATTATTGATTACAAAAGTGGGAATTTAAAAAGTATTTCTAATGGATTTAAAAAAATTGGATGTGATGTGGAAATTACAAGTGATGTGGAAAAAATAGCTAGTAGTGATTATCTGGTTCTTCCAGGTGTTGGGGCTTTTGGTAGTGCAATGGAAAATCTTTTAGAATTTAAAAAAGTAATTCATGAACATGTCAGTGATGATAAACCATTTTTAGGAATTTGTTTAGGTCAGCAAGTTCTTATGGACTCAAGTGATGAAAGTCCAAATGTTGAAGGTTTAGGTTTATTTGGTGGGCATGCTAGTTATCTTCCAGAAGGACTTAAAATACCTCATATGGGTTGGAATAAGTTGAATGTTGTTAAAAAATGTCCGATTTTAGAAGATGTTAATAATGAATATTTTTACTTTGTTCACTCATATCATGTTGTGCCAGATGATGATGAAATAATTGCAGGAACTTGTAATTATGGAATTGATGTTGCTGCAGCATTAAGTAGGAATAATTTATTTTCAACACAATTTCACCCAGAAAAAAGTGGAATTGCAGGTTTAAAAATATTAAAAAATTTTACTAATTTGGAATTATAA
- a CDS encoding AIR synthase-related protein, whose product MDIEGFVRQRIGDYSYEDLTTLLASRIREYKDLSEENSCKMAEAVIDEVKTTLELNSIDDDFLKEIVDIPKADVAMGKMGVGSRGAGDFFVHRKIAEIVSSTDTASLVNPSQQDDGGVVKAPVKNDEVYVTTAVDGIHSRLSDYPFLGGFHVTRATLRDVCVMGADPVAILSDVHLADDGDVGKIFDFTAGVAAVSELVDVPIVAGSTLRVGGDMVLGDRFVSAVGSVGVSDYPPTARKGATEGDVILLTEGSGGGTITTTALYNGFFDVVWDTLNVNFVQASHALFEADLIKDIHAMTDVTNGGLRGDAHEISNTTGVGLEFYEKEIRDCVAPKVLNMLETLNIDPLGVSTDSLMLIVPPEIVEDVKKAVNKYNVPIREIGKVDNSGEPNLIKEDGNIEKLVPLFREAAYTKVKKFVGDTTPEDFEIMKQKVQKACDESILKKEKVVKHVREN is encoded by the coding sequence ATGGATATTGAAGGTTTTGTAAGACAAAGAATTGGTGATTATAGTTATGAAGATTTAACTACTCTTTTAGCAAGTAGAATTAGGGAATACAAAGATTTATCTGAAGAAAATTCCTGTAAAATGGCTGAAGCAGTTATTGATGAAGTAAAAACTACTTTAGAGTTAAATTCTATTGATGATGATTTTTTAAAGGAAATTGTTGATATTCCAAAAGCTGATGTAGCTATGGGAAAAATGGGTGTAGGTTCTCGTGGAGCTGGAGATTTTTTTGTTCATAGAAAAATAGCAGAAATAGTATCAAGTACAGACACTGCTTCCTTAGTAAACCCTTCTCAGCAGGATGATGGAGGAGTAGTTAAAGCACCAGTTAAAAATGATGAGGTATATGTAACCACTGCTGTAGATGGTATACACTCTCGTTTAAGTGATTATCCATTTTTAGGAGGATTTCATGTTACAAGAGCTACATTAAGAGATGTTTGTGTAATGGGAGCAGATCCTGTAGCTATTTTAAGTGATGTTCATTTAGCTGATGATGGGGATGTTGGTAAAATATTTGATTTTACTGCAGGTGTAGCAGCTGTATCTGAGCTTGTTGATGTTCCAATTGTTGCTGGAAGTACATTACGTGTAGGTGGAGACATGGTTTTAGGTGATAGGTTTGTTTCTGCTGTGGGAAGTGTTGGAGTTTCAGATTATCCACCAACTGCAAGAAAAGGAGCTACTGAAGGTGATGTAATTTTACTTACTGAAGGTTCTGGTGGAGGAACTATTACAACAACTGCATTGTATAATGGATTTTTTGATGTAGTGTGGGATACATTAAATGTTAATTTTGTTCAAGCATCACATGCTCTCTTTGAAGCAGATTTAATTAAAGATATTCATGCAATGACTGATGTAACTAATGGTGGATTACGTGGAGATGCTCATGAAATATCTAATACAACAGGAGTAGGTTTAGAATTCTATGAAAAAGAAATTCGTGACTGTGTGGCTCCAAAAGTATTAAACATGTTGGAAACATTGAACATTGATCCATTAGGTGTTTCAACTGATTCATTAATGTTAATTGTACCTCCAGAAATAGTTGAAGATGTTAAAAAGGCAGTAAATAAATATAATGTTCCTATACGTGAAATTGGTAAAGTAGATAATTCTGGTGAACCGAATTTAATTAAAGAAGATGGAAATATTGAAAAATTAGTTCCATTATTTAGGGAAGCTGCTTATACTAAAGTTAAGAAGTTTGTTGGGGATACAACTCCTGAAGACTTTGAAATAATGAAACAAAAAGTCCAAAAAGCTTGTGATGAATCAATACTTAAAAAAGAAAAAGTGGTAAAACACGTTCGTGAAAATTAA
- the truD gene encoding tRNA pseudouridine(13) synthase TruD, with the protein MLNANTYVTNEEGIGGTIRNQYEDFYVEEIPEMTPTGEGPNIWIWIEKVGRTTLDVVLDIARDLHISRKRMGFAGMKDKKARTRQWICISNMESEEQFNQVKDLEGTIYKTDFLKVVRGRKKLRMGQLKGNKFRILIRDIEDIEESAKVADSILKQLEVTGVPNYFGWQRFGKPRTNTHLVGEALVQNDLKEAVRRYIGNPTSEEHEENQKARQAYDDGNLEESLELMSKGMRYEKMMVRELIKDAKKGPLDDKAYKNALHALPKPLQRMFVHAYQSYLFNDAVSRRVAMGINKYVEGDIIIDNEEKIVYDKTPEEYQKLIDNFEANPTSLLYGTKVPFAGGEVGEMEKSVLDGYNLTKEDFEVPKMPRLGSHGLRRSMRIQVWDASAIPTDEGVLTEFSINRGSYATAVLREVMKKDVV; encoded by the coding sequence ATGTTAAATGCTAATACTTATGTAACTAATGAAGAAGGGATTGGCGGAACTATTAGAAATCAATATGAAGATTTTTATGTTGAAGAAATCCCTGAGATGACTCCTACTGGTGAAGGACCTAATATTTGGATTTGGATTGAAAAGGTAGGTAGAACTACTTTGGATGTTGTTTTAGATATAGCTAGGGATTTACATATTAGTAGGAAAAGAATGGGCTTTGCAGGAATGAAAGATAAAAAAGCTCGTACTCGTCAATGGATTTGTATATCTAATATGGAATCTGAGGAACAGTTTAATCAGGTTAAAGATTTAGAGGGAACTATTTATAAAACTGATTTTTTAAAAGTTGTTCGTGGACGTAAAAAACTTAGAATGGGTCAACTAAAAGGAAATAAATTTAGAATTCTTATTCGTGATATTGAGGATATTGAAGAAAGTGCTAAAGTAGCTGATAGTATTTTAAAACAATTGGAAGTTACTGGAGTTCCTAATTATTTTGGTTGGCAGAGGTTTGGTAAACCTAGAACAAATACTCATTTAGTAGGGGAGGCTTTAGTTCAAAACGATTTAAAAGAAGCTGTAAGGAGATATATAGGAAATCCTACAAGTGAAGAACATGAAGAAAATCAAAAAGCAAGACAAGCTTATGATGATGGTAATTTGGAAGAATCTTTAGAATTAATGAGTAAAGGAATGCGTTATGAAAAAATGATGGTCCGTGAATTAATTAAAGATGCTAAAAAAGGACCATTGGATGATAAAGCTTATAAAAATGCATTACATGCACTTCCAAAACCTCTTCAAAGAATGTTTGTCCATGCATATCAGTCTTACTTATTTAATGATGCAGTTAGTAGAAGAGTTGCTATGGGGATTAATAAATATGTTGAAGGGGATATTATCATTGATAATGAAGAAAAAATTGTCTATGATAAAACTCCTGAGGAATATCAGAAATTAATAGATAATTTTGAAGCTAATCCTACTTCTCTGTTATATGGAACTAAAGTGCCTTTTGCTGGTGGTGAAGTTGGTGAAATGGAAAAATCAGTTTTAGATGGCTATAATTTAACTAAAGAAGATTTTGAAGTTCCTAAAATGCCACGTTTAGGAAGTCATGGTTTAAGAAGATCTATGAGGATTCAGGTTTGGGATGCTTCAGCTATTCCAACTGATGAAGGAGTTTTAACTGAGTTTTCTATAAATAGAGGTTCTTATGCTACAGCTGTTTTAAGAGAAGTTATGAAAAAAGATGTTGTTTAG
- a CDS encoding copper-translocating P-type ATPase, translated as MAKLKEMDLPIEGMHCASCVLSLNKTFEKVEGVESVDADLASNKLHLTVNPKKLPFEQIETLVKNLGFELHTDEVTLKLNGMHCASCVMNVENFLIRLDGIFDVKADLTSQTARINYDKTKVDINDMEEVINSLGFEVLGIDGQLEVNEDEIYKNDLKDKRNRIIVGFTASAILMILMYVHWMPFGLSMGVVSLIISIIPFLYVSLPTLKAGFNGIIHKNLNMDVMYSMGIAVAYVSSILGTFNIILDHSFMFYETAVMLPSFLLVGRYLEAKAKQKTSDSIRELIGLQPTVATLIELDDEGNILSQREVNISEIQIDDILLVRPGDKIPVDGEVIGGHSYVDESMINGEPIPKAKRNGEEVFAGTINQDGILHIKAQKIGKQTVLSNIIRLVEKAQSSRPPVQKIANTAVSYFIPTILTIAVVVFLLWYFVFDSTLLFALTTLISILVVACPCALGLATPTAVTVGVGRAAEFGILIKNGDTLENAGKIDVAAFDKTGTITEGLPEVEDVINYGISENELVRLVASVEKNSNHPIAKAIVRKADEMNLELNQTDLFENVTGRGLKAQIDGKNILAGNKKLLESQNIEIPQSVLDEYEGLENLSKTIILVAVDLEVKGILSLSDKIKANSKRTIEELHNMGIETYMLTGDNQKTALNVAREVGIDNVKAGVLPENKLDVIKNLQHEDKTVLFVGDGINDAPALTQANIGVAMGNGTDIAMESGDIVVMEGDLENVVAAVQFSKKVMTRIKENLFWAFAYNVILIPLAAGALYSSFGIMFMPEWSALAMALSSVTVISLSLALKGYVPEIKKETRS; from the coding sequence ATGGCAAAACTTAAGGAGATGGATTTGCCTATTGAAGGAATGCATTGTGCTTCTTGTGTTTTAAGTTTAAATAAAACTTTTGAAAAAGTTGAAGGTGTGGAGTCAGTTGATGCAGATTTAGCTTCAAATAAATTACATTTAACTGTTAATCCAAAAAAACTTCCTTTTGAACAAATTGAAACATTAGTTAAAAATTTAGGGTTTGAACTTCATACTGATGAAGTTACTCTTAAACTTAATGGAATGCATTGTGCTTCTTGTGTCATGAATGTTGAAAACTTTTTAATACGTTTAGATGGCATTTTTGATGTTAAGGCAGATTTAACTTCACAAACAGCACGTATTAACTATGATAAGACTAAAGTAGATATAAATGATATGGAAGAGGTTATTAATTCTTTAGGATTTGAAGTACTTGGAATTGATGGGCAACTTGAAGTTAATGAAGATGAGATTTATAAAAATGATTTAAAAGACAAAAGAAATAGGATTATAGTTGGTTTTACAGCATCTGCTATATTGATGATTTTAATGTATGTTCATTGGATGCCATTTGGTTTATCAATGGGTGTTGTATCTTTGATTATAAGTATTATTCCATTTCTTTATGTGTCTTTACCTACACTTAAAGCAGGATTTAATGGTATTATTCATAAGAATTTAAATATGGATGTAATGTATTCTATGGGTATAGCTGTTGCATATGTGTCAAGTATTCTTGGAACATTTAATATTATTCTTGATCATTCTTTTATGTTCTATGAAACTGCAGTTATGCTTCCGTCATTTTTACTTGTTGGTAGGTATTTGGAAGCAAAAGCTAAACAGAAAACTTCTGATTCTATTCGTGAGCTTATTGGTCTTCAGCCAACAGTAGCTACTTTAATAGAACTTGATGATGAGGGAAATATTTTATCTCAAAGGGAAGTTAATATAAGTGAAATTCAAATTGATGATATATTACTTGTTCGTCCGGGGGATAAAATTCCAGTGGATGGTGAAGTTATTGGCGGTCATTCTTATGTTGATGAATCCATGATTAATGGAGAGCCTATCCCTAAAGCTAAAAGAAATGGTGAGGAAGTATTTGCAGGTACTATTAATCAGGATGGTATTTTACATATTAAAGCCCAAAAAATTGGTAAACAGACAGTATTGTCCAATATTATTCGTTTAGTTGAAAAAGCTCAAAGTTCAAGACCTCCAGTTCAAAAAATAGCTAATACTGCAGTTAGTTATTTTATACCAACAATTCTCACAATAGCCGTTGTTGTGTTCTTGTTATGGTATTTTGTATTTGATTCTACTTTGTTATTTGCACTTACAACTTTAATTTCTATTTTGGTTGTTGCTTGTCCATGCGCATTAGGTTTAGCTACTCCAACTGCAGTGACAGTAGGTGTTGGTAGAGCTGCAGAGTTTGGTATTCTTATTAAGAATGGGGATACTTTAGAAAATGCTGGTAAAATTGATGTAGCAGCATTTGATAAAACTGGAACTATAACTGAAGGTCTTCCTGAAGTTGAAGATGTTATTAATTATGGGATTAGTGAAAATGAATTAGTTAGACTTGTAGCTAGTGTGGAAAAAAATTCCAATCATCCAATAGCTAAAGCAATTGTTAGAAAAGCAGATGAAATGAATTTAGAACTTAATCAAACTGACTTATTTGAAAATGTAACTGGTAGAGGTTTGAAAGCTCAAATTGATGGTAAAAATATTTTAGCAGGTAATAAAAAACTTTTAGAATCTCAGAATATTGAAATTCCTCAAAGTGTTTTAGATGAATATGAAGGTTTGGAAAATCTTAGTAAAACTATAATCCTGGTAGCTGTTGATTTAGAGGTTAAAGGTATATTAAGTTTATCTGATAAAATTAAAGCTAATTCAAAAAGAACTATTGAAGAATTACATAATATGGGTATTGAAACATACATGTTAACTGGGGATAATCAGAAAACAGCATTAAATGTAGCTCGTGAAGTAGGTATTGATAATGTTAAAGCTGGTGTTTTACCTGAAAATAAATTAGATGTTATTAAAAATCTTCAACATGAAGATAAAACTGTCTTATTTGTTGGTGATGGTATTAATGATGCACCTGCACTTACTCAAGCTAATATTGGTGTAGCTATGGGTAATGGAACAGATATTGCTATGGAAAGTGGAGATATTGTTGTAATGGAAGGTGATTTGGAAAATGTAGTTGCTGCTGTCCAGTTTTCTAAAAAAGTAATGACTAGAATTAAAGAAAATTTATTCTGGGCATTTGCATATAATGTTATTTTAATTCCACTTGCAGCTGGTGCATTGTATAGTAGTTTTGGAATAATGTTCATGCCAGAATGGTCTGCTCTTGCAATGGCATTAAGTTCAGTGACAGTTATATCATTATCCCTTGCTCTTAAAGGATATGTCCCTGAAATAAAAAAAGAAACAAGAAGTTAA
- a CDS encoding amidohydrolase family protein codes for MQTLIKNVNILNPNEEIKTSCQVLIENKHIKQINTGKIHTKNNVKIIDGNDNYLMPGFIDCHAHIMANGFHKEENMANPLALHFYNTIPHGKQTIDAGVTTIKDCGPADIGVKIAQEKGLFIAPKMEISVTPLISTGGHFDLFLPSGFDMEIIYPGFPKGRCDGTLEVLKKTREIKRAGANFIKVMASGGVLTTNTSPDYPQFNTKELKTIVDEAKVNDLKVSAHCHSLKGMNNCIDAGFDSIEHGTFIDKKTSRKMVENNVKLVPTMLVHDFLYREGFPPWDNYAAEKTAKLKEIVKVHKENIATAYEEGVELLMGTDSGVIPHGHNLEELNHLVDIGMSPSEAIASGTIKAAEFINKKDSLGSVNENKIADLILVKDNPLENINILANNDNILKVIQDGNLVKNL; via the coding sequence ATGCAAACTCTGATTAAAAATGTTAATATTTTAAATCCAAATGAAGAAATTAAAACATCCTGCCAGGTTTTAATTGAAAATAAACATATTAAACAAATAAACACTGGAAAAATACATACTAAAAATAATGTTAAAATTATTGATGGAAATGATAACTATTTAATGCCGGGTTTCATTGACTGCCATGCACATATTATGGCTAATGGTTTTCATAAAGAAGAAAACATGGCAAATCCTTTAGCACTACATTTTTATAACACAATCCCTCATGGAAAACAAACAATTGATGCAGGAGTTACAACAATTAAAGACTGTGGTCCTGCAGATATTGGAGTTAAAATAGCTCAAGAAAAAGGTTTATTCATAGCTCCCAAAATGGAAATATCAGTCACTCCATTAATATCAACTGGAGGACATTTTGACTTATTTTTACCATCAGGTTTTGACATGGAAATAATTTACCCCGGATTTCCTAAAGGAAGATGTGATGGAACACTGGAAGTTCTAAAAAAGACCCGTGAAATTAAAAGAGCAGGAGCAAACTTTATTAAAGTCATGGCTAGTGGGGGAGTTCTAACAACCAATACCTCTCCAGATTATCCTCAATTTAATACAAAAGAACTTAAAACAATAGTTGATGAAGCTAAAGTAAATGATTTAAAAGTATCTGCACACTGCCACAGTCTAAAAGGAATGAATAACTGTATAGATGCAGGATTCGATTCTATAGAACATGGAACATTCATAGATAAAAAAACTTCCAGGAAAATGGTTGAAAACAATGTTAAGCTAGTTCCAACAATGTTGGTCCATGATTTCCTGTATCGTGAAGGCTTTCCACCATGGGATAATTATGCAGCTGAAAAAACAGCTAAACTAAAAGAAATAGTTAAAGTTCACAAAGAAAACATAGCTACTGCCTATGAAGAAGGAGTGGAATTGTTAATGGGGACAGATAGTGGAGTAATACCTCATGGACATAACTTGGAAGAATTAAATCACTTGGTAGATATTGGAATGAGTCCTTCTGAAGCTATAGCTAGTGGAACAATAAAAGCAGCAGAATTTATTAATAAAAAAGATTCATTAGGTAGTGTTAATGAAAATAAAATAGCTGATTTAATTTTAGTTAAAGACAATCCTTTAGAAAACATTAATATTTTAGCTAATAATGACAATATTCTAAAAGTTATTCAAGATGGAAATCTTGTTAAAAACCTTTAA
- the cfbD gene encoding Ni-sirohydrochlorin a,c-diamide reductive cyclase catalytic subunit translates to MHPRPSPIAASLYTLRDMNVDVIIMHGPHGCCFRTGRLLESDGVRVLTTAMAENDFILGASEKLENTLKEAYDMFKPDFIGVVGTCASMIIGEDLKEAIANADLDCTVIPVESHGGFGEGDNTEGAIMVLDSAVEYGVIPRDEADRQIEMLKKATEIEKTRGMAQGKYIQPNFGDNKEEVAKKVINALKNNKKVAFVLNAKKETSYLFADILNFDYREINPDNKPIIIANLDENTGLSRIRNHAVNIKQELKEDIDYITGGLDEYPVTGKIAGDYLKEHPIDLYVVCGVPHAFPVEEIKGESIAVTDGPRLVEPLRDLGYDNVVAELDAHSKTLGTDEIVFSDFGGMIRSAINWK, encoded by the coding sequence ATGCATCCAAGACCAAGTCCAATAGCTGCATCTCTTTATACTTTGAGAGATATGAATGTTGATGTTATTATTATGCATGGGCCTCATGGCTGTTGTTTTAGAACTGGCAGACTTTTAGAAAGTGATGGTGTACGTGTTTTAACTACTGCAATGGCTGAAAATGATTTTATTTTGGGAGCTAGTGAAAAACTAGAAAATACTTTAAAAGAAGCTTATGACATGTTTAAACCAGATTTTATTGGTGTTGTAGGTACTTGTGCTAGTATGATTATTGGTGAAGACTTAAAAGAAGCAATAGCTAATGCTGATTTAGATTGTACAGTTATTCCTGTTGAATCTCATGGAGGATTTGGTGAAGGGGATAATACCGAAGGTGCAATAATGGTTTTAGATTCTGCTGTTGAATATGGCGTAATTCCAAGAGATGAAGCAGATCGTCAAATTGAAATGCTTAAAAAAGCTACTGAAATAGAAAAAACTAGGGGGATGGCTCAGGGCAAATATATTCAACCTAATTTTGGAGATAATAAAGAAGAAGTAGCAAAAAAAGTTATTAATGCTTTAAAAAATAATAAAAAGGTTGCTTTTGTGTTAAATGCTAAAAAAGAAACTTCTTATTTATTTGCAGATATTTTAAACTTTGATTATCGTGAAATTAATCCAGATAATAAACCAATAATTATAGCTAATTTAGATGAAAATACTGGTCTTTCAAGAATTAGAAATCATGCAGTTAATATTAAACAGGAATTAAAAGAAGATATTGATTATATTACTGGAGGATTAGATGAATATCCTGTAACTGGTAAGATTGCTGGAGATTATTTAAAAGAACATCCTATTGATTTATATGTTGTATGTGGTGTTCCTCATGCGTTTCCTGTTGAAGAAATTAAAGGTGAATCTATAGCTGTTACAGATGGCCCTCGTTTAGTTGAACCATTAAGAGATTTAGGTTATGATAATGTAGTTGCAGAACTTGATGCTCACTCAAAAACTTTAGGAACTGATGAAATTGTTTTTTCTGATTTTGGAGGAATGATCAGATCAGCTATTAACTGGAAGTAA
- a CDS encoding DUF126 domain-containing protein, whose translation MIDCRNIAKGKDEGELIVSSEPISFLGGVDPKTGIVIDPNHELKGKSIKDKVLFIPGGKGSTVGSYVIFQMKKNNTAPKAIICLNAEPIIATGAIMSDIPMVDCPEDVNQLKNGVLVEVDGDNGKIAIL comes from the coding sequence ATGATTGACTGTAGAAATATTGCTAAAGGAAAAGATGAAGGGGAATTAATAGTAAGTAGTGAACCAATTAGTTTTTTAGGAGGAGTAGATCCTAAAACTGGAATAGTAATAGATCCAAATCATGAACTTAAAGGAAAATCTATTAAAGATAAAGTTTTATTTATTCCTGGAGGAAAAGGTTCAACTGTCGGATCTTATGTTATATTTCAAATGAAAAAAAATAATACTGCACCTAAGGCTATCATATGTTTAAATGCAGAACCAATCATAGCTACTGGTGCCATAATGTCTGATATTCCAATGGTTGACTGTCCTGAAGATGTTAACCAATTAAAAAATGGAGTTTTAGTTGAAGTGGATGGAGATAATGGTAAAATAGCTATTTTATAA
- a CDS encoding PadR family transcriptional regulator, with amino-acid sequence MDEKKLEPIMEEMFEENKNISKHVIIGLTRFIIIWRISKGKIHGYGLMKTIDEFFEEEIKFGIVNKANPSRIYPILKKLEKSEIIIGEWELQNNKNIKVYSITPKGELFLKTMKEKINILSKKSIWKELIEDLKN; translated from the coding sequence ATGGACGAAAAAAAATTAGAACCAATAATGGAAGAAATGTTCGAAGAAAACAAAAACATAAGTAAACACGTTATAATCGGATTAACCAGATTCATAATAATCTGGAGAATATCCAAAGGCAAAATACACGGATACGGGCTTATGAAAACTATAGATGAATTCTTTGAAGAAGAAATAAAATTTGGAATAGTAAACAAAGCAAACCCAAGTAGAATTTACCCAATACTTAAAAAATTAGAAAAATCTGAAATAATTATTGGAGAATGGGAACTCCAAAATAACAAAAATATTAAAGTTTATTCAATAACTCCAAAAGGAGAATTATTCCTTAAAACAATGAAAGAAAAAATAAATATATTATCCAAAAAGTCAATATGGAAAGAATTAATTGAAGATTTAAAGAATTAA